In Flammeovirgaceae bacterium 311, one DNA window encodes the following:
- a CDS encoding putative permease (COG0697 Permeases of the drug/metabolite transporter (DMT) superfamily), with amino-acid sequence MTAHPKDYLQLHFIVLLWGFTAILGVIISIPAVEMVFYRTLLAACGLLLLLKWSGRNLWPGRGPVGSMLLTGILIAAHWILFFAAARVSSVSICLAGMATGTLWTSVLEPVIMKRPFKWYELLLGAVVILGLYVIFRFEFDHALGLTMAVASAFLSSAFTVINSRLTQHHNHYLITFWEMVGACLATALFFPLYSSTLAAGGALQLGLNWVDVSCLLGLALVCTVYAYSVSVELQKRLSAFTVNLTVNLEPIYGILLAIIIFGEHKQLTTGFFVGTLIILSAVLIYPVLVRLERRRQLSARKIQ; translated from the coding sequence ATGACAGCCCATCCTAAAGATTACCTGCAGCTCCATTTTATTGTGCTGCTGTGGGGGTTTACTGCCATTCTGGGCGTAATAATCAGCATTCCTGCGGTAGAAATGGTTTTTTACCGCACCCTGCTGGCTGCATGCGGGCTGCTCTTGCTGCTGAAGTGGAGCGGCAGGAACCTCTGGCCCGGCCGCGGCCCTGTTGGAAGCATGCTGCTCACCGGCATTCTGATTGCCGCTCATTGGATACTTTTCTTTGCCGCTGCCCGGGTATCAAGTGTATCGATATGCCTGGCAGGCATGGCCACGGGTACCCTCTGGACCAGTGTGCTGGAGCCCGTCATTATGAAGAGGCCCTTCAAATGGTATGAACTGCTGCTGGGCGCCGTCGTGATCCTGGGCCTGTACGTGATCTTCAGGTTTGAGTTTGACCATGCCCTGGGGCTAACCATGGCGGTGGCTTCGGCATTTTTATCTTCTGCCTTCACCGTGATCAACAGCCGTTTAACACAGCACCACAACCACTACCTGATCACCTTCTGGGAAATGGTGGGTGCCTGCCTGGCCACGGCCCTGTTCTTTCCCCTTTACAGCAGTACCCTTGCGGCAGGCGGCGCCCTGCAGCTTGGCCTGAACTGGGTAGATGTATCCTGCCTGCTGGGGCTGGCACTGGTTTGCACCGTATACGCTTACTCTGTTTCTGTTGAGCTGCAAAAACGCTTAAGTGCCTTTACCGTAAACCTTACAGTGAACCTGGAGCCCATTTATGGCATTCTACTGGCCATCATCATCTTTGGAGAACACAAGCAGCTAACAACAGGCTTCTTTGTTGGTACTTTGATTATTCTGTCTGCTGTACTGATCTATCCGGTACTGGTGAGGCTGGAAAGAAGGCGCCAGCTTTCAGCCAGAAAAATACAGTAG
- a CDS encoding permease yjgp/yjgq family protein (COG0795 Predicted permeases), protein MKILDRYILAKFLSAFFFVVAILVTIVCVIDLTEKNDEFIKHNLGLEQILGYYMAFIPYIANFITPITVFIATVFVTSKMAGHTEIIAILSSGVSFRRMMVPYLVGASIIAALSFALTAYVLPDANKKRVEFEIAYIKKPFRNTDRNIHMKIGPETYAYLESYNNESDVGYRFTLETIKDNQLAEKLTARRLEWNQDSSKWILKEWQRREIDDMKEHYTQGLTLDTALTITPKDFGSSYHLQETFTLPELNAYIAELRNRGADNVAVYQIEKYVRFMSPFAAIILTFIGVIMSSRKSRGGSGLMIAIGFLLAFVYILLFVFAKSLAEAKTIQNPVIAVWAPNILFIIIGLVLYRKVPR, encoded by the coding sequence ATGAAAATACTGGATCGTTATATCCTGGCCAAGTTTCTTTCGGCCTTCTTCTTTGTGGTAGCAATCCTGGTTACCATTGTGTGTGTTATTGACCTTACGGAGAAGAACGATGAATTTATAAAACACAACCTTGGGCTGGAGCAAATCCTGGGCTATTATATGGCCTTCATCCCCTACATTGCCAATTTTATAACCCCGATTACTGTATTTATTGCAACGGTATTCGTAACCTCTAAAATGGCGGGGCATACCGAAATTATTGCTATTCTAAGCAGCGGAGTAAGCTTCAGGCGCATGATGGTGCCCTACCTGGTAGGGGCCAGTATTATTGCAGCCCTTAGCTTTGCACTAACAGCTTATGTGCTACCCGATGCCAATAAAAAGCGGGTGGAATTCGAAATTGCCTACATTAAGAAGCCTTTCCGCAATACCGACCGCAACATCCACATGAAAATAGGTCCGGAAACCTATGCCTACCTGGAGAGCTATAACAACGAATCTGATGTGGGTTACCGCTTTACGCTGGAAACCATCAAGGACAACCAGCTGGCCGAGAAGTTAACCGCCCGCCGGCTGGAGTGGAATCAGGACAGCAGCAAGTGGATATTAAAGGAGTGGCAGCGGCGCGAAATAGATGACATGAAGGAGCATTATACGCAGGGCCTGACACTTGATACTGCTCTGACCATTACGCCGAAAGACTTTGGCAGCAGCTATCACCTGCAGGAAACCTTTACCCTGCCGGAGTTGAATGCCTATATCGCAGAGCTTAGGAATAGGGGTGCCGATAACGTAGCAGTCTATCAGATTGAAAAATACGTGCGCTTCATGTCTCCCTTTGCAGCCATTATACTCACCTTTATCGGGGTAATCATGTCTTCGCGCAAAAGCAGGGGTGGCAGCGGCCTGATGATTGCCATAGGCTTCCTGCTGGCTTTCGTATATATTCTTCTGTTCGTATTTGCCAAAAGCCTGGCAGAAGCAAAGACCATCCAAAACCCAGTAATAGCGGTATGGGCTCCCAACATTCTCTTCATCATCATTGGATTAGTCCTGTACCGAAAAGTGCCCCGCTAG
- a CDS encoding tRNA-guanine transglycosylase (COG0343 Queuine/archaeosine tRNA-ribosyltransferase), translated as MYFTLEHLDPGSKARTGRLTTGHGTIETPIFMPVGTAGTVKAVHQRELKDDIKAQIILGNTYHLYLRPGLDILEKAGGLHKFGGWDGPILTDSGGYQVFSLANIRKITEEGVKFSSHIDGSKIVFTPEGVMDIQRTIGADIIMAFDECPPYPSDREYTRKSMEMTHRWLERCITRFDSTEPKYGYEQQLFPIVQGGTYKDLRERSAEFIASQGRAGNAIGGLSVGEPAEIMYELTEVVCGILPADKPRYLMGVGTPANILECIALGVDMFDCVMPTRNARNGMLFTTEGIINIRNEKWKDDFSPVDAGLDAFASTFYSRAYLRHLIHSKEMLGAQIASVHNLSFYLWLVGQAREQIKSGTFYSWKEQMIPKLMQRL; from the coding sequence ATGTATTTTACACTGGAACATCTTGATCCTGGCAGTAAGGCCCGCACCGGCCGCCTTACCACCGGTCATGGCACAATAGAAACTCCCATTTTTATGCCTGTAGGCACCGCCGGCACAGTTAAAGCAGTGCATCAGCGCGAGCTAAAGGATGATATCAAAGCACAGATCATACTGGGCAATACCTATCACTTATACCTGCGTCCGGGACTGGATATTCTGGAAAAAGCCGGTGGACTGCACAAGTTTGGCGGCTGGGATGGCCCTATCCTTACCGACAGCGGCGGGTACCAGGTATTTTCGCTTGCGAACATCCGTAAAATAACGGAAGAAGGGGTTAAATTCAGCTCTCACATCGACGGCTCCAAAATTGTGTTTACGCCGGAAGGGGTAATGGACATACAGCGCACCATCGGTGCAGATATCATCATGGCTTTTGATGAATGCCCCCCCTACCCCAGCGACAGGGAGTATACCCGCAAGAGCATGGAAATGACCCATCGCTGGCTGGAGCGCTGCATTACCCGTTTCGATAGCACCGAACCTAAATATGGCTACGAGCAGCAGCTGTTCCCTATTGTACAGGGTGGTACCTACAAAGATCTTCGCGAACGCTCTGCCGAATTTATTGCCAGCCAGGGGCGTGCCGGCAATGCCATTGGCGGTTTATCGGTAGGTGAGCCGGCCGAGATCATGTATGAGCTTACCGAAGTGGTGTGTGGCATACTACCTGCCGACAAACCTCGTTATTTAATGGGTGTGGGTACACCTGCCAATATACTGGAATGCATTGCGCTTGGGGTAGATATGTTCGATTGTGTAATGCCCACCCGCAATGCCCGCAATGGCATGCTCTTTACCACCGAGGGAATCATCAACATCCGTAACGAGAAGTGGAAGGATGATTTTAGCCCGGTAGATGCCGGTTTGGATGCTTTTGCCAGTACTTTCTATTCCAGGGCTTACCTGCGCCACCTGATACACAGCAAAGAAATGCTGGGCGCCCAGATTGCATCTGTGCATAACCTTAGCTTTTATTTATGGCTGGTTGGGCAGGCCCGGGAACAAATTAAGAGCGGAACTTTTTATAGCTGGAAAGAACAGATGATTCCGAAATTAATGCAACGCCTCTGA
- a CDS encoding glycosyl transferase family protein (COG1215 Glycosyltransferases, probably involved in cell wall biogenesis), with translation MILFGVVFLIQLYFYSFRFGRVVAYKKPQGPPRPQVPVSIVISAHNESQNLRKLLPRLLEQDYPSFEVLVIDDRSSDYTHTWLEEEQKKDPRVRSLHIEHTPRHFTPKKYALTMGAKHAVNDVLLLTDADCQPNSPFWLREMAAKFETAGAQINLGYSQYKKLPGFLNTFIRFETLYSGLLYIGAALARLPYMGVGRNLSYRKAFFMERKGFMAHKEVLSGDDDLFVNYNANKRNTVVTIGPESLVYSNPKTSWDAWYKQKLRHWSAGKLYRAGSRTGLALFMLSHWLFWITFVLLMSLWIEPYLVLGVFLVRTILLYYLLIQGSKKLGDNFQCWYLLLLDLLMMFYQLFVGITALFTKQTKWK, from the coding sequence TTGATCCTCTTTGGTGTTGTCTTTCTTATTCAGCTCTACTTTTACTCATTCAGGTTTGGCCGGGTGGTGGCGTACAAAAAGCCACAGGGACCCCCCCGTCCGCAGGTGCCTGTCAGTATTGTCATCAGTGCGCATAACGAAAGTCAGAATTTAAGAAAACTGTTGCCACGCTTGCTGGAACAGGATTATCCCAGTTTCGAAGTGCTCGTAATAGACGACCGCTCATCAGACTATACACATACCTGGCTGGAGGAAGAGCAAAAAAAAGACCCCAGGGTACGCTCGCTGCACATAGAGCATACCCCAAGGCATTTTACACCCAAGAAATACGCCCTTACCATGGGGGCCAAGCATGCGGTAAATGATGTGCTGCTGCTCACCGATGCCGATTGCCAGCCCAACAGCCCATTCTGGCTACGGGAAATGGCAGCTAAGTTTGAAACCGCAGGCGCGCAAATTAACCTTGGATATTCGCAGTATAAAAAATTGCCGGGTTTTTTAAATACCTTTATACGTTTCGAAACCCTTTATTCTGGTTTGTTGTATATAGGCGCAGCGTTGGCACGTTTACCTTATATGGGCGTGGGACGCAATTTATCCTACCGGAAAGCGTTTTTTATGGAGCGCAAGGGTTTCATGGCGCATAAGGAAGTGCTAAGCGGCGACGACGATCTGTTTGTAAATTACAATGCAAACAAGCGTAATACCGTGGTAACCATAGGGCCGGAAAGCCTGGTGTACTCAAATCCAAAAACCAGCTGGGATGCCTGGTACAAACAAAAATTAAGGCATTGGTCGGCTGGTAAGCTCTACAGAGCAGGTTCCAGAACAGGACTTGCATTATTTATGCTTTCGCACTGGTTATTTTGGATAACTTTTGTGCTTCTGATGAGTTTATGGATTGAACCCTACCTGGTACTTGGGGTGTTTCTGGTAAGAACAATCTTACTATACTACCTGTTGATACAAGGCAGCAAAAAACTTGGGGATAATTTCCAGTGCTGGTATTTGTTGTTGTTAGATCTTTTAATGATGTTTTACCAGCTTTTTGTGGGCATAACCGCCTTATTTACGAAACAGACTAAATGGAAGTAA
- a CDS encoding RNA polymerase, sigma-24 subunit, ecf subfamily protein (COG1595 DNA-directed RNA polymerase specialized sigma subunit, sigma24 homolog), translating to MEVNSNKNFSAKALEDFRLIDQALQEKDQTAYGDLMKRYKMAVYHMILKMVRNVDDAEDLTIEAFAKAFKNLHKFKQDYTFSTWLFRIATNNAIDFIRKKRLKTLSLNTTFKNDSGDDVNIDVEDETLNPQQEAIKSQKIELVQMFVTKLPPKYQRLVRLRYFDELSYDEIAKELDAPLGTIKAQLYRARELMYELVKDKKDQM from the coding sequence ATGGAAGTAAACAGCAATAAGAATTTTTCTGCCAAGGCATTAGAAGACTTTCGGCTAATTGACCAGGCGCTTCAGGAGAAGGACCAAACCGCTTACGGCGATCTGATGAAACGCTATAAAATGGCGGTTTACCATATGATCCTGAAAATGGTTCGCAACGTAGATGATGCCGAGGATCTGACCATAGAGGCTTTTGCCAAGGCTTTCAAGAACCTGCATAAATTTAAGCAGGACTATACCTTTAGTACCTGGCTATTTCGTATTGCCACCAACAATGCTATTGACTTTATTCGCAAAAAGCGCTTAAAAACCTTAAGCCTCAACACTACTTTTAAGAACGACAGTGGTGATGATGTGAATATTGACGTGGAAGACGAAACCCTTAACCCGCAGCAGGAGGCCATCAAGAGCCAGAAAATAGAACTGGTGCAGATGTTCGTTACCAAGCTGCCTCCCAAATACCAGCGCCTTGTGCGCCTGCGTTATTTCGATGAGCTCTCCTACGATGAAATCGCTAAAGAGCTGGATGCGCCCCTGGGTACCATCAAGGCACAGCTCTACCGTGCCCGCGAACTGATGTACGAGCTGGTAAAGGATAAAAAGGATCAGATGTAA
- a CDS encoding methyltransferase GidB (COG0357 Predicted S-adenosylmethionine-dependent methyltransferase involved in bacterial cell division), whose product MQEGVALIKKYFPDITPEQGEQFGRLGALYEEWNSRINVVSRKDIEQLYMHHVLHSLGIARVQPFDSGAQILDVGTGGGFPGIPLAIMYPHASFYLVDSIGKKITVVKEVAQALGLQNVRAEQLRAEQVKGHFDFVVSRAVTRMKPFIGWVEQKIRPDSKHPLYNGILYLKGGELEEEMKETGLNWSSYQLSDYFEEPYFETKKVVYVPL is encoded by the coding sequence ATGCAGGAAGGTGTAGCACTGATCAAAAAATATTTTCCCGACATTACACCCGAGCAGGGGGAGCAGTTTGGCCGCCTGGGTGCCTTATACGAGGAGTGGAACAGCAGGATCAATGTGGTATCGCGCAAGGACATTGAGCAGCTGTACATGCACCACGTACTACACTCGCTGGGCATTGCCAGGGTGCAGCCCTTTGATAGCGGTGCCCAGATCCTGGATGTTGGTACCGGCGGGGGCTTTCCCGGTATACCACTGGCCATTATGTACCCGCATGCCAGCTTTTACCTGGTAGATTCTATCGGAAAGAAAATAACGGTGGTAAAGGAAGTGGCACAGGCGCTGGGGCTGCAGAATGTACGGGCAGAGCAGCTGCGGGCGGAGCAGGTGAAAGGACATTTCGATTTTGTGGTAAGCCGTGCCGTTACCCGCATGAAGCCATTTATCGGCTGGGTAGAGCAGAAGATCAGGCCAGATTCCAAACATCCGCTCTACAATGGCATTCTGTACCTGAAAGGGGGAGAGCTGGAGGAAGAAATGAAAGAAACAGGCCTGAACTGGTCGTCTTACCAGCTGTCTGATTATTTCGAAGAGCCTTATTTTGAGACAAAGAAGGTAGTATATGTGCCTCTGTAA
- a CDS encoding peptidase, M16 family protein (COG0612 Predicted Zn-dependent peptidases), producing MKKIYFFLPMLLLFCLAAAPAGAQQKDVSFSLEELDIPYKKFVLDNGLTLIVHEDHKAPIVAINVWYHVGSKNEKTGKTGFAHLFEHLMFNGSENYNTDYFQAMESMGATDLNGTTNFDRTNYFQNVPVSALDAALWMESDRMGHFKGAISQERLDEQRGVVQNEKRQGENQPYGKDFDLLFEQSFPAGHPYSHSVIGSMEDLNAASLDDVKEWFQEYYGAANAVVVIAGDVNTEDAYKKAVQYFGHIPAGPPITKASRDIAKRTGEKRIVRQDRVPQSRVYMSWNVPEFGHPDAFLLDYVSGALASGKNSRLYKRLVFDEQIATSVQAFNYELEAAGFFAIYADAKPGIPVEQVEAAINEEVSRLLAEGLTEQEVKRIKTKTVADFIKGMERIGGFGGKSDILAENEVYRGDASFYKTRLQGMQQATAPEIKAVANRWLSDGKLVLVVNPVKEHSTTAAAVDRTKGLPALGTAAAVKFPELQRFTLSNGLNIILAERTEVPLVRMKLMVDAGYAADQFGTPGTASLALNLMDEGTKSLGSLEFNEKLNLLGATLYTYSQLDHSFVDMTALKPMLGQSMDLFADVILNPAFNESDFERLRKEQLVKIQREKSEPVQMALRVFPRYLYGEGHAYSNPFTGSGFEKSVEQIRKDDLSKFYSTWFKPNNATLIVTGDISKAELQRELEKRLGKWKKGEVPKKNLATVPVTKNKIYLMDKPGAVQSVIIAGHVAPPADTKDDIAVGMMNDILGGQFTSRVNMNLREEKGWAYGASTMLITAAGQRPFLAYAPVQTDKTGESMVELNKELREYLKERKATDEEFKKVQNNNVLQLPGQWETLAAVEASAVNIVQHKYPDDYYQTYPQKVQNIKLNEVQQAASKIIKPDALSWVVVGDRTVLEEKLKSLGFGDVVIINGDGEILEEKPAETQLKTRN from the coding sequence ATGAAGAAAATTTATTTTTTCCTTCCCATGCTCTTGCTGTTCTGCCTGGCGGCGGCTCCAGCCGGTGCACAGCAAAAAGACGTTTCCTTTTCGCTGGAGGAGCTCGATATCCCCTATAAAAAGTTTGTGCTTGATAATGGCCTTACCCTTATTGTACACGAAGACCATAAGGCGCCCATTGTAGCCATTAATGTATGGTACCATGTAGGATCTAAGAATGAAAAAACCGGGAAAACCGGCTTTGCCCACCTCTTTGAACACCTCATGTTCAACGGCAGTGAAAACTATAATACCGATTACTTCCAGGCCATGGAAAGTATGGGCGCAACAGATCTGAATGGCACCACCAACTTCGACAGAACCAATTATTTTCAGAATGTACCGGTTTCTGCCCTGGATGCAGCCCTGTGGATGGAATCAGATCGTATGGGCCACTTTAAAGGCGCTATCTCACAGGAAAGGCTCGACGAACAGAGAGGCGTGGTACAAAATGAAAAACGTCAGGGGGAGAATCAGCCCTATGGCAAGGACTTTGACCTGCTCTTTGAGCAGAGCTTCCCCGCCGGCCACCCCTACAGCCATTCGGTGATTGGCTCTATGGAAGACCTGAACGCTGCTTCGCTAGATGATGTGAAGGAGTGGTTTCAGGAGTATTACGGCGCTGCCAATGCGGTGGTGGTCATTGCCGGCGATGTAAATACGGAAGATGCCTACAAGAAAGCCGTACAATATTTCGGCCATATTCCTGCAGGCCCCCCTATCACCAAGGCCAGCCGCGATATTGCCAAAAGAACTGGCGAAAAACGCATTGTTCGCCAGGACCGGGTACCGCAATCACGCGTTTATATGAGCTGGAACGTACCTGAATTTGGTCATCCCGATGCTTTCCTGCTCGATTATGTATCCGGTGCACTGGCCTCCGGTAAAAACTCCAGGCTGTACAAGCGCCTGGTGTTCGATGAGCAGATTGCCACCTCTGTACAGGCTTTTAACTATGAGCTGGAAGCAGCAGGCTTTTTTGCCATATATGCCGATGCTAAACCTGGTATTCCGGTAGAGCAGGTGGAGGCTGCCATCAACGAAGAAGTAAGCCGCCTGCTGGCAGAAGGGCTTACAGAGCAGGAGGTTAAGCGCATAAAAACCAAAACTGTTGCTGATTTTATTAAAGGCATGGAAAGGATCGGCGGCTTTGGGGGCAAATCTGATATCCTGGCTGAAAACGAAGTATACCGTGGGGATGCAAGTTTTTACAAAACCCGCCTGCAGGGCATGCAGCAGGCTACTGCCCCTGAAATTAAAGCGGTAGCAAACCGCTGGCTGTCGGACGGAAAACTGGTACTGGTGGTAAACCCGGTGAAGGAGCACAGCACCACTGCTGCTGCCGTTGACAGAACCAAAGGCTTGCCGGCTTTAGGTACGGCAGCAGCCGTTAAATTTCCGGAGCTGCAGCGATTCACCCTCTCCAATGGCCTCAATATCATCCTGGCCGAAAGAACGGAGGTACCCCTGGTGCGCATGAAGCTGATGGTAGATGCCGGTTATGCGGCAGATCAGTTTGGCACCCCCGGCACTGCTTCGCTGGCCCTGAACCTGATGGATGAGGGTACCAAGAGTCTTGGCTCGCTGGAGTTCAACGAAAAGCTCAACCTGCTGGGTGCTACCTTGTACACCTACTCCCAGCTTGATCATTCTTTTGTTGACATGACTGCCCTGAAACCCATGCTGGGGCAAAGCATGGACCTATTCGCCGATGTAATCCTAAACCCTGCCTTCAACGAAAGTGACTTTGAGCGCCTGCGCAAAGAACAGCTGGTGAAGATTCAGCGCGAGAAGTCGGAACCTGTGCAGATGGCCTTGCGGGTATTTCCCCGTTATCTGTATGGCGAGGGGCATGCCTACAGCAATCCATTTACCGGATCTGGCTTTGAAAAAAGCGTGGAACAGATCAGGAAGGATGATCTTTCAAAATTTTACAGCACCTGGTTCAAACCAAACAATGCCACCCTTATCGTAACCGGTGATATCTCTAAAGCAGAACTTCAGCGGGAGCTGGAAAAAAGGCTGGGTAAATGGAAAAAAGGCGAAGTGCCTAAGAAAAACCTTGCTACGGTGCCGGTTACCAAAAACAAGATCTATCTGATGGATAAACCCGGTGCCGTACAATCGGTGATCATAGCCGGACATGTGGCCCCGCCTGCCGATACCAAAGACGATATAGCAGTGGGTATGATGAACGACATCCTGGGCGGCCAGTTTACTTCCAGGGTGAATATGAATCTGAGGGAAGAAAAGGGCTGGGCATATGGCGCCTCTACCATGTTGATTACGGCTGCCGGGCAGCGCCCCTTCCTGGCATATGCTCCGGTGCAAACTGATAAAACCGGGGAATCGATGGTGGAGCTGAACAAAGAGCTCCGGGAGTACCTGAAGGAACGCAAAGCGACCGACGAGGAATTCAAAAAGGTGCAGAACAACAATGTGCTGCAGCTGCCCGGCCAGTGGGAAACACTGGCCGCCGTAGAGGCCTCTGCAGTAAATATCGTACAGCACAAATATCCCGACGACTACTACCAGACCTACCCGCAAAAAGTGCAGAACATTAAACTTAACGAAGTGCAGCAGGCAGCCAGCAAAATCATTAAACCTGATGCACTAAGCTGGGTAGTGGTGGGCGACAGAACTGTGCTGGAGGAAAAACTGAAATCACTGGGCTTTGGAGATGTGGTGATCATCAACGGCGATGGTGAGATTCTTGAAGAAAAACCAGCTGAAACACAGCTTAAAACCAGGAATTAA
- a CDS encoding transposase IS1182 family protein (COG3666 Transposase and inactivated derivatives) gives MHHLTGRDRNQTFSTSLEASISADNPVRVIDAFVDALPLLEMGFKGVEPKATGRPSFDPAHLLKLYLYGYYNRIRSSRKLETECRRNLEVQWLLQGLCPAYHTIADFRKEHPQQLKQVFKAFVAFLNDAHLLKGKYVAIDGTKIRAVNSRKNNYNQKKIERQLSYIQEKIDDYLDLLEEEDQKEAHDVKGSRADIEVALKHLEKRKLKYEQMEKEVAQSDDGQVSTSDKESRALIQHHNVVEVSYNSQAAVDSKHCLIIHYQALNKNDSKALAPTALAAKQALGKKRITVLADKAYHSGEQLSECLDNGIITIVAYKEPARDPVPTAAYYLEQFHYDEKKDHYICPKGEVLSSNGSWYEKHKVSLEKKNASPYMVKHYKTKACLCCAAKALCTINKAGRLIERSEHAGVIKSNNQRVMRQKEVYRKRQAIVEHPFGTIKRAWGYSYTLMKGLKKVDGELGLIFTCYNLRRAVSILSVPKLLKLLKSYTKWPVAALSSLTALYLMLFS, from the coding sequence ATGCACCATCTGACGGGAAGAGATCGTAATCAGACTTTTTCAACTAGTCTGGAGGCATCCATATCAGCTGATAATCCAGTTAGGGTCATTGATGCTTTTGTAGATGCACTGCCCCTTTTGGAGATGGGTTTCAAGGGAGTGGAGCCCAAAGCTACGGGCAGACCCTCTTTTGATCCTGCTCATCTTTTGAAGCTCTACCTGTATGGCTACTACAACAGGATCAGATCAAGCAGAAAGCTGGAGACAGAATGCAGAAGGAATCTTGAAGTGCAGTGGCTGCTACAGGGGCTCTGTCCTGCCTATCATACCATCGCTGACTTCAGGAAAGAGCATCCCCAGCAGCTCAAGCAGGTCTTCAAGGCCTTTGTAGCTTTTCTTAATGATGCTCACCTGCTTAAGGGCAAATATGTAGCCATAGATGGCACAAAGATCAGAGCAGTGAATTCCAGAAAGAACAACTACAACCAAAAGAAGATAGAGCGCCAGCTTAGCTACATACAAGAAAAGATAGATGATTACTTGGATCTGTTGGAAGAGGAAGATCAAAAGGAAGCCCATGATGTCAAAGGCTCCAGGGCTGACATCGAAGTGGCTCTTAAGCACCTGGAGAAGCGAAAGCTCAAGTACGAGCAGATGGAAAAAGAGGTAGCGCAAAGTGATGACGGACAGGTATCTACTTCAGATAAAGAAAGCAGAGCCCTAATCCAGCACCATAATGTAGTGGAGGTAAGCTACAACAGCCAGGCAGCAGTCGATAGCAAACACTGCCTAATCATCCACTACCAGGCCCTCAACAAGAACGATTCTAAAGCACTAGCTCCTACAGCTCTTGCAGCTAAACAAGCACTAGGAAAGAAAAGAATCACTGTACTGGCTGACAAAGCCTATCATAGCGGAGAACAGCTAAGTGAGTGCCTGGACAATGGCATCATCACCATAGTGGCGTATAAAGAACCTGCCAGAGATCCTGTGCCAACTGCTGCTTATTATCTGGAGCAGTTCCATTATGATGAAAAGAAAGACCATTATATCTGTCCTAAAGGGGAAGTGCTTTCTAGCAATGGGTCCTGGTATGAGAAGCATAAGGTAAGCTTGGAAAAGAAAAATGCTTCTCCTTATATGGTCAAGCATTACAAGACCAAAGCCTGCCTTTGCTGTGCAGCCAAGGCGCTATGCACCATAAATAAGGCAGGAAGACTAATAGAACGCTCCGAGCATGCTGGAGTGATCAAAAGCAACAACCAGAGGGTAATGCGCCAAAAAGAAGTTTATCGTAAAAGACAAGCTATTGTAGAGCATCCTTTTGGTACCATCAAAAGAGCATGGGGCTACAGCTATACGCTGATGAAGGGACTGAAAAAAGTGGACGGAGAGCTGGGGCTTATCTTTACCTGCTACAACCTTAGGAGAGCTGTGTCCATCCTCTCGGTGCCTAAGCTGCTCAAACTACTGAAAAGCTACACCAAGTGGCCAGTGGCTGCTTTGTCTTCACTTACAGCGCTTTACCTGATGCTTTTTAGCTAA
- a CDS encoding General stress protein 18 produces the protein MTRARLIQRLKWYYPAEKFHTYFTVPVLLIYVIYSYPIQDIIFIVYGLVVCTVILYQGQLYWKLKLNSLKGENINQEKNIVFFKKSKKLNIYLIGLMPLFLLLQLTLQEWKLSINVMLYWGILSNAFAVLEYINYYHLQLMVDNKYDIEYIIRNKKLKKASLAKDLMNNKI, from the coding sequence ATGACCCGAGCCCGTTTAATCCAAAGGTTAAAGTGGTACTATCCCGCAGAAAAATTTCATACATATTTTACAGTACCTGTACTTCTAATTTATGTGATATATTCATACCCCATTCAGGATATAATTTTTATCGTCTATGGATTGGTAGTATGTACAGTTATCTTGTACCAAGGACAATTATATTGGAAGTTGAAGCTAAACAGTCTGAAAGGGGAAAACATTAACCAGGAAAAAAATATAGTATTTTTCAAAAAATCCAAAAAACTTAACATCTACCTAATCGGTCTAATGCCTTTGTTCTTGCTCCTTCAATTGACACTACAGGAATGGAAATTAAGTATAAATGTAATGTTATATTGGGGTATATTATCTAACGCTTTTGCCGTCCTAGAGTATATAAATTATTATCATCTTCAATTGATGGTTGACAACAAATATGATATAGAATATATAATTAGAAATAAAAAGTTGAAAAAAGCGAGTTTAGCTAAGGATTTGATGAATAATAAAATATAA